Proteins co-encoded in one Gemmatimonadaceae bacterium genomic window:
- a CDS encoding NADH-quinone oxidoreductase subunit H codes for MMPVVDPRAVAALAVLLVLAPALPGVAVKTKSWLTGRRGAPVLQLYADLAKLVRKGSVYSTTSTWVFRAGPVVTLAALVAAALFLPLDGRQAPAHFAGDLVAFAALLALARFALVLAGLDTGSSFEGMGASREVTFASFAEPTLFLCFIALVLATGHLSMSGMFGAPVAAAWAGAAAPLSLVAIALFVLLLAENSRVPVDDPATHLELTMIHEVIVLDHSGPDLALILYGSALKLAIFAALIVGLAVPRATRSLPEALLLLAAGLVAVAVAVGVVESVMARLRLTRVPQLLVGAGALALFGIILLLR; via the coding sequence ATGATGCCGGTGGTGGATCCGCGCGCGGTCGCCGCGCTGGCCGTGTTGCTGGTGCTGGCGCCGGCCCTGCCCGGCGTGGCCGTGAAGACCAAGTCGTGGCTCACCGGGCGGCGCGGCGCGCCCGTGCTGCAGCTCTACGCCGATCTCGCCAAGCTCGTCCGCAAGGGATCGGTGTACAGCACCACCAGCACGTGGGTATTCCGCGCCGGGCCGGTGGTGACCCTGGCAGCGCTCGTCGCCGCGGCGCTCTTCCTGCCGCTCGACGGCCGCCAGGCGCCGGCGCACTTTGCCGGCGATCTCGTGGCGTTCGCGGCGCTGCTCGCGTTGGCGCGGTTCGCGCTCGTCCTTGCCGGACTCGACACCGGGTCGAGCTTCGAGGGCATGGGGGCCAGCCGTGAGGTCACGTTCGCCAGCTTCGCCGAGCCCACGCTCTTCCTGTGCTTCATCGCGCTCGTGCTCGCCACGGGGCATCTCTCCATGAGCGGCATGTTCGGCGCGCCCGTGGCCGCGGCGTGGGCCGGGGCCGCCGCGCCGCTCAGCCTGGTGGCGATCGCCCTGTTCGTGCTGCTCCTGGCCGAGAATTCGCGGGTGCCGGTGGACGATCCCGCCACGCACCTCGAGCTCACGATGATCCACGAGGTCATCGTCCTCGACCACAGCGGCCCCGATCTGGCGCTGATCCTGTACGGCAGCGCGCTCAAGCTGGCGATCTTCGCGGCGTTGATCGTCGGGTTGGCCGTTCCGCGCGCCACGCGCTCGCTGCCCGAGGCGTTGCTGCTGCTCGCCGCCGGGCTCGTGGCGGTGGCCGTCGCTGTGGGCGTGGTGGAATCGGTGATGGCGCGGCTCCGGCTCACGCGCGTCCCGCAACTGCTCGTCGGCGCCGGCGCGCTGGCGCTGTTCGGCATCATCCTCCTGCTCCGCTGA
- a CDS encoding proton-conducting transporter membrane subunit, with the protein MILVTLSVVLMLIAGVAAVALSARRALAERVFRTCLVAGAIAGLVPALRVLGGGTVADVSVASHVPGGPWVFGLDSVSAVFLLAVLLAGSASAFYGVTYLRRDASRRGVAVPHLLMTMLLAAMTLVVVARAAVPFLIAWEAMALTSYALIVTDHDRAENRRAGMLYLVATHAGTLALFALFAVWGSGGGDLSFGSLAAHPPVGPAQAAVLVAALVGFGMKAGVVPLHFWLPEAHAAAPSHVSAVMSGVVIKMGIYGLMRVGMLLGVLPAWWGWLLLALGAASGVLGVLWALAQHDLKRLLAFHSVENIGIILLGLGAGSLGVTYDHPLVAVLGFAGAALHTLNHALFKSLLFLAAGSVAHATGTREIDRLGGLARRMPRTAIAFLIGSAAIVGLPPLNGFLSEWLVFRSLLQAGLTPESLRMAVLAVAALGLIGALALACFAKVMGVVFLGSPRDAGVAAAHESTPGMMQPMAFLAAACAAIGLLPALVLPPLFRVGALVAGASLPGVWTLGVDPAVRTITWFTVALAAALAAAWAARSRLQRRRASRAADTWGCGFSPVTPRMQYTASSFATPVLDAYRAVAGVRVHRTATSFATHAVDPVLDAVVLPVWHGVQSAAGRVRPLQRGRLSLYLIYIVAALVGVLLYLVRWGRAS; encoded by the coding sequence ATGATCCTCGTGACGTTGAGCGTCGTGCTCATGCTCATCGCGGGCGTGGCGGCCGTGGCGCTCTCGGCGCGGCGGGCGCTGGCCGAACGCGTGTTCCGCACGTGCCTCGTGGCCGGCGCGATCGCGGGATTGGTGCCGGCCCTTCGCGTCCTTGGCGGGGGGACGGTGGCCGACGTGTCCGTGGCCTCGCACGTGCCGGGCGGCCCGTGGGTGTTCGGGCTGGACAGTGTGTCGGCGGTGTTCCTGCTCGCGGTGCTGTTGGCCGGATCGGCCAGCGCGTTCTACGGCGTGACGTACCTGCGGCGCGACGCATCGCGCCGCGGCGTGGCCGTGCCGCACCTGCTGATGACCATGCTCCTCGCCGCGATGACCCTCGTCGTGGTGGCGCGGGCGGCGGTGCCGTTCCTGATCGCGTGGGAAGCGATGGCGCTCACCTCGTACGCGCTCATCGTCACCGACCACGACCGCGCCGAGAACCGCCGGGCGGGCATGCTGTACCTGGTGGCCACGCACGCCGGCACGCTGGCGCTGTTCGCGCTGTTCGCGGTGTGGGGGTCGGGCGGGGGCGACCTGTCGTTCGGGTCGCTGGCGGCGCATCCCCCCGTGGGCCCGGCGCAGGCCGCCGTGCTCGTGGCGGCGCTCGTGGGGTTCGGGATGAAGGCCGGCGTCGTGCCCCTGCACTTCTGGCTGCCCGAGGCGCACGCCGCGGCGCCGTCGCATGTATCGGCCGTGATGTCGGGCGTGGTGATCAAGATGGGGATCTACGGCCTGATGCGCGTGGGCATGCTGCTCGGCGTGCTGCCCGCGTGGTGGGGGTGGCTGCTCCTCGCGCTGGGCGCCGCGTCCGGCGTGCTGGGCGTGTTGTGGGCGCTGGCGCAGCACGATCTCAAGCGACTGCTCGCGTTTCACAGCGTGGAGAACATCGGGATCATCCTGCTCGGGCTCGGCGCCGGATCGCTGGGCGTGACGTACGACCATCCGCTCGTGGCCGTACTTGGATTCGCCGGCGCGGCGCTGCACACCTTGAATCACGCGCTGTTCAAGTCCCTGCTCTTTCTGGCCGCCGGGTCGGTGGCGCATGCCACCGGTACGCGCGAGATCGACCGCTTGGGCGGCCTGGCTCGGCGGATGCCGCGCACGGCGATCGCGTTCCTGATCGGCTCGGCGGCGATCGTGGGCCTCCCGCCGTTGAACGGCTTCCTGAGCGAGTGGCTCGTCTTCCGTTCGCTGCTGCAAGCCGGCCTCACGCCCGAGTCCCTGCGCATGGCGGTGCTGGCCGTGGCCGCGCTGGGGCTGATCGGCGCGCTGGCGTTGGCCTGCTTCGCCAAGGTGATGGGCGTGGTATTTCTGGGATCGCCGCGCGACGCGGGCGTGGCCGCGGCGCACGAATCGACGCCCGGGATGATGCAGCCGATGGCGTTCCTCGCCGCGGCCTGCGCCGCGATCGGGCTGCTGCCGGCGCTGGTGCTGCCGCCGCTGTTCCGCGTCGGCGCGCTCGTGGCCGGCGCGTCCCTGCCCGGCGTGTGGACACTGGGCGTCGACCCGGCCGTCCGCACCATCACCTGGTTCACGGTCGCGCTCGCGGCGGCGCTCGCCGCCGCATGGGCGGCGCGATCGCGGCTGCAGCGCCGCCGCGCATCGCGCGCCGCGGATACGTGGGGTTGCGGCTTCTCGCCCGTCACGCCGCGCATGCAGTACACCGCGTCGTCCTTCGCCACGCCCGTACTCGACGCCTATCGCGCCGTGGCGGGCGTGCGCGTGCACCGCACGGCCACCTCGTTCGCCACGCACGCCGTGGACCCGGTGCTCGACGCCGTGGTGCTGCCGGTGTGGCACGGCGTGCAGTCCGCGGCGGGCAGGGTTCGCCCGCTCCAACGCGGCCGGCTATCGCTCTACCTGATCTACATCGTGGCCGCGCTGGTGGGCGTGCTGCTGTACCTCGTGCGCTGGGGACGGGCCTCATGA
- a CDS encoding proton-conducting transporter membrane subunit — translation MRLIALCLLPALIAAITMAARSPRVGRWRVVALVATAAAHLALTISLWVSPADATVNGWFGVDALGLLVLTVISIIFFATAVYTVGYLARETPRGGRAFVGGLLGFLSATTIVCVSQHLAMLWVGIEATTFSVAPLIYHRHDRRSLEAVWKYLLISSVGIALALLGTFFLASAQRDAPGAPLILGDLIAHAHELQPAWLRAAFLFLLVGFGTKMGLAPMHTWKPDTYGEAPALVGGLMAGGLTSCAFLGVARVTEIAMAAGMAPFIQPVLLGFGLLSLAVAAAFVIGQRDLKRLLAYSSVEHMGLLVLGLGLGGVGAYGTVLHLVNNGLSKAWLFLVTGNVVLAMGTSSAARVRGLVRALPVSGVLLVLGLFAVTGSPPFGLFISEFTILRAAVAGGHPWIAAVVLLLLAIIFVGMAALILEMALGEPESPVPPQRESAWLLAGPIALAAAVLMLGVYIPAPLQHVLAQAAVALGGRTP, via the coding sequence ATGCGCCTGATCGCGCTCTGCCTGCTGCCGGCGCTCATCGCCGCGATCACGATGGCCGCGCGGTCGCCGCGCGTGGGCCGCTGGCGAGTGGTCGCGCTGGTCGCCACGGCAGCCGCGCACCTGGCGCTCACGATCTCCCTCTGGGTGTCGCCGGCCGACGCGACGGTCAATGGGTGGTTCGGCGTTGACGCCCTGGGCCTCCTCGTGCTGACCGTCATCAGCATCATCTTCTTCGCCACGGCCGTGTACACGGTGGGCTACCTGGCCCGCGAGACGCCCCGCGGCGGACGCGCGTTCGTGGGCGGGCTGCTGGGATTCCTCTCCGCCACCACCATCGTCTGCGTCAGCCAACATCTCGCCATGCTCTGGGTGGGTATCGAGGCCACCACCTTCTCCGTGGCCCCGCTCATCTATCACCGGCACGACCGCCGCTCGCTCGAGGCCGTGTGGAAGTATCTGCTCATCTCGTCGGTGGGCATCGCCCTCGCGCTCCTCGGCACGTTCTTCCTGGCCAGCGCGCAGCGCGATGCGCCCGGCGCGCCGCTCATCCTCGGCGACCTCATCGCCCACGCCCACGAACTCCAGCCCGCGTGGCTGCGCGCCGCGTTCCTCTTCCTGCTCGTCGGATTCGGCACCAAGATGGGGCTGGCGCCCATGCACACCTGGAAACCGGACACCTACGGCGAGGCGCCTGCGCTCGTCGGCGGCCTCATGGCCGGTGGGCTCACCAGCTGCGCGTTCCTTGGCGTGGCCCGCGTCACCGAGATCGCGATGGCGGCCGGCATGGCGCCGTTCATCCAGCCGGTGCTGCTCGGATTCGGACTCCTGTCGCTGGCCGTGGCCGCCGCGTTCGTGATCGGACAGCGCGACCTCAAGCGCCTGCTCGCCTATTCGAGCGTGGAACACATGGGGCTGCTCGTGCTCGGGCTCGGGCTGGGCGGCGTGGGCGCGTACGGCACGGTGTTGCACCTGGTCAACAACGGCCTCTCCAAGGCGTGGCTCTTCCTCGTGACCGGTAACGTCGTGCTCGCCATGGGCACGTCGTCGGCGGCGCGTGTCCGCGGCCTCGTGCGCGCGCTCCCGGTGTCGGGCGTGCTGCTCGTGCTCGGACTGTTCGCCGTCACGGGGTCGCCGCCGTTCGGACTCTTCATCAGCGAGTTCACGATTCTCCGCGCCGCCGTGGCCGGCGGCCATCCGTGGATCGCCGCCGTGGTGCTGCTCCTGCTCGCGATCATCTTCGTGGGCATGGCCGCGCTGATCCTGGAGATGGCGCTCGGCGAGCCCGAGTCCCCCGTCCCACCGCAGCGGGAGAGCGCGTGGCTCCTCGCCGGCCCGATCGCGCTCGCCGCCGCCGTGCTCATGCTCGGCGTCTACATCCCGGCACCGCTGCAGCACGTGCTCGCGCAGGCCGCCGTGGCGCTGGGCGGGAGGACGCCGTGA
- a CDS encoding proton-conducting transporter membrane subunit, whose translation MIALGIAAACWTLGAGAALAFRRRAIGASLGAAGAVVGGVAAAEAAVRALGAPAGLHWSMPWSVPGGAVALRLDALAAAFLLPVAVVGAACALYGVAYLRHHAGRGHGGASMAAYNLLLLAMALVVTADNLVLLIVAWELMTLSSWALVVSDHDQRSVRAAGLQYLVAGHLATAALLLFALLFATATGGYAIAPLGPATTANAGLLFTLALIGFGTKAGLVPLHVWLPDAHPAAPSHASALMSAVMITMGFYGLARFIPLLGAPALWWAYTLMGLGAVGAVAGIAFSIAQRDVKRALAYSTVENAGLVALAMGVGVLATVLHRPVLAGLAWGAALLHLWNHALAKSLLFLGFGAAAQRAGSRDLDAMGGLLARWPVVGGTLVLGAAAIASLPGLNVFTSEWLLLRALLAGALDLSGVNRIALLGGILAVAFTGALAAAAFARLVGVGLLGTPRTAGAANAAPPERAMRLPIVALGAGCVLVAAMPHLALGALAPAVRVVAPAADLGAAEAMLRPIALLLPLLAAIVLLTLGLRAVATRRAMARRGPTWGCGYPAPTAAMQYTSTSFGGALTNVLQPLLHVETRRQMVARQLPITGERAVWPLSASWASSTADRVLERLYTPAFASIARAAQRLRSLHRARVTTSLVYMVVVVVVLLGLLVLPGLNR comes from the coding sequence GTGATCGCGCTCGGAATCGCCGCCGCGTGCTGGACGCTGGGCGCGGGCGCCGCACTCGCCTTCCGGCGCCGCGCGATCGGCGCATCGCTCGGAGCGGCCGGCGCCGTGGTCGGTGGCGTGGCCGCGGCCGAAGCCGCGGTGCGCGCGCTCGGCGCGCCGGCGGGGCTGCACTGGTCCATGCCATGGAGCGTGCCCGGCGGCGCCGTCGCGCTCCGGCTGGATGCGCTGGCCGCGGCGTTCCTGCTCCCCGTGGCCGTGGTGGGCGCCGCGTGCGCCCTCTATGGCGTGGCCTACCTGCGCCACCACGCCGGCCGTGGCCACGGCGGCGCGTCGATGGCCGCCTACAATCTGCTGCTGCTGGCGATGGCGCTCGTGGTCACAGCCGACAACCTGGTGCTGCTCATCGTGGCGTGGGAGCTGATGACGCTCAGCTCGTGGGCGCTGGTGGTGAGCGATCACGATCAACGGTCGGTGCGCGCCGCGGGGCTGCAGTACCTCGTGGCCGGCCACCTGGCAACGGCCGCGCTGCTGCTGTTCGCCCTCCTGTTCGCCACCGCCACCGGCGGCTACGCCATCGCGCCGCTGGGCCCCGCAACCACGGCGAACGCCGGCCTGCTGTTCACGCTCGCCCTGATCGGCTTCGGCACCAAGGCCGGCCTCGTCCCGCTGCACGTCTGGCTCCCCGACGCGCATCCCGCGGCCCCATCGCACGCGTCGGCGCTCATGTCGGCGGTGATGATCACGATGGGGTTCTACGGATTGGCGCGATTCATCCCGCTGCTTGGCGCGCCGGCGCTCTGGTGGGCGTACACGCTGATGGGATTGGGCGCGGTGGGCGCGGTGGCCGGCATCGCCTTCTCCATCGCGCAGCGCGATGTGAAGCGCGCGCTCGCATATTCCACCGTCGAGAATGCCGGTCTCGTGGCCCTCGCCATGGGGGTCGGCGTGCTGGCCACGGTGCTGCACCGCCCGGTGCTGGCCGGGCTCGCGTGGGGCGCCGCGCTGCTCCATCTGTGGAATCACGCGCTGGCCAAGAGCCTGCTCTTTCTGGGATTCGGCGCCGCGGCGCAGCGCGCGGGCAGCCGCGACCTCGACGCGATGGGCGGCCTGCTGGCCCGATGGCCGGTGGTGGGCGGCACGCTCGTGCTCGGCGCCGCGGCCATCGCGTCGCTGCCGGGGCTCAACGTGTTCACCAGCGAATGGCTGTTGTTGCGCGCGCTGCTGGCCGGCGCGCTCGACCTCAGCGGCGTGAACCGGATCGCGCTCCTGGGCGGGATCCTCGCCGTGGCGTTCACGGGCGCGCTCGCGGCGGCCGCGTTCGCGCGCCTGGTCGGCGTGGGACTGCTTGGAACGCCGCGCACCGCGGGCGCGGCCAACGCCGCGCCCCCCGAACGCGCCATGCGCCTGCCGATCGTCGCCCTCGGCGCCGGCTGCGTGCTCGTGGCCGCGATGCCCCATCTCGCGCTGGGCGCGCTCGCGCCCGCCGTGCGCGTGGTGGCGCCGGCGGCCGACCTCGGCGCCGCGGAGGCCATGCTCCGGCCCATCGCGCTGCTGCTCCCGCTGCTCGCCGCGATCGTCCTCCTCACGCTCGGCCTGCGCGCCGTGGCCACGCGCCGAGCGATGGCGCGCCGCGGGCCCACGTGGGGATGCGGCTACCCCGCGCCCACGGCCGCGATGCAGTACACGTCCACCTCGTTCGGCGGGGCGCTCACCAACGTCCTGCAACCGCTGCTCCACGTCGAGACGCGGCGCCAGATGGTTGCCCGCCAACTCCCCATCACCGGAGAGCGCGCGGTGTGGCCGCTGTCGGCGTCGTGGGCGTCGTCCACCGCCGACCGCGTACTGGAGCGACTCTACACGCCGGCGTTCGCGAGCATCGCGCGCGCCGCGCAGCGGCTGCGTTCCCTGCACCGCGCGCGCGTGACCACGTCGCTGGTCTACATGGTCGTGGTGGTGGTCGTGCTGTTGGGCCTGCTCGTGCTGCCCGGACTCAACCGATGA
- a CDS encoding metallophosphoesterase, translating into MSRTVIAGDWHLGSYSAPAQAQLALAFLQRARDAGDFVVLNGDIFEGLFEPVSRAEQAHPALSALIAAMARAGELARLEGNHDPGAGARSLVLEHAAVGRVLVAHGHVVDPMHDSSVGNFGDGISRRFGHLWLVRGAASMAEAVVAGTVAARVDRMYRGRCLAMVERERCALGVFGHNHRRYLVRGDRYANAGRMRRSRLEYLALEASGAVLREFDLRDAMAGAGAAS; encoded by the coding sequence GTGAGCCGCACGGTGATCGCGGGCGACTGGCATCTGGGCAGCTACAGCGCGCCGGCGCAGGCGCAACTCGCGCTGGCGTTCCTGCAGCGCGCGCGGGACGCGGGCGACTTCGTGGTGCTCAACGGCGACATCTTCGAGGGGCTGTTCGAACCGGTGTCGCGCGCCGAGCAGGCGCATCCGGCGCTGAGCGCGCTGATCGCGGCGATGGCCCGCGCCGGTGAGCTGGCGCGGCTCGAGGGCAACCACGATCCCGGGGCGGGGGCGCGGTCGCTGGTGCTCGAGCACGCCGCGGTGGGGCGGGTGCTCGTGGCGCACGGCCACGTGGTGGATCCGATGCACGATTCGTCGGTGGGAAATTTCGGCGACGGGATCTCGCGGCGATTCGGCCACCTGTGGCTGGTGCGCGGTGCGGCGAGCATGGCGGAGGCCGTGGTGGCGGGCACGGTGGCGGCGCGCGTGGACCGCATGTACCGCGGGCGTTGCCTGGCGATGGTGGAGCGCGAACGGTGCGCGCTGGGCGTGTTCGGGCACAATCACCGCCGGTACCTGGTGCGCGGCGACCGGTACGCGAATGCGGGGCGCATGCGCCGCAGCCGGCTGGAATATCTGGCGCTCGAAGCCAGCGGCGCGGTCCTGCGCGAGTTCGACCTGCGCGACGCGATGGCCGGGGCGGGCGCCGCGTCGTGA
- a CDS encoding helix-turn-helix domain-containing protein, whose protein sequence is MVATLTDLLSPKQLAEYLQLSQRTVYRLLERGDLPAVKVGGQWRFRKAIVDEWLDVNMQRLDTASLHALESDDESGPRALSIAGLIASGNARIDVPAGSRDGVVRAFLGEVSFPEPVSVDLVCERVLERERLCSTAASGGVALLHTPRSRPRVLNAHDLVAIGRIQSPVDFGALDGTPTHTLILLLARSERDQLALLAKLTRLCQEPGFLAQLHDTRTADDVIALVRATESRIFVSTH, encoded by the coding sequence TTGGTTGCCACGCTGACCGACCTGCTCAGCCCCAAACAGCTCGCCGAATATCTCCAGCTTTCCCAGCGCACCGTGTACCGGCTGCTGGAGCGCGGAGACCTGCCCGCCGTGAAGGTGGGCGGCCAGTGGCGCTTTCGAAAAGCCATCGTGGACGAGTGGCTCGACGTCAACATGCAGCGCCTGGACACCGCGTCGCTGCATGCCCTGGAGAGCGACGACGAATCGGGCCCCCGCGCCCTCAGCATTGCCGGTCTGATCGCGTCCGGCAATGCGCGCATCGACGTTCCGGCCGGTTCGCGCGACGGGGTCGTGCGCGCGTTCCTGGGTGAGGTGAGCTTTCCGGAGCCGGTGTCGGTGGACCTCGTGTGCGAGCGGGTGCTGGAGCGCGAGCGGCTGTGCAGCACGGCGGCGTCGGGAGGGGTGGCGCTGCTGCACACCCCGCGCAGCCGCCCGCGCGTGCTCAACGCCCACGACCTCGTGGCCATCGGACGCATCCAGTCACCGGTGGACTTCGGCGCCCTCGACGGGACGCCCACGCACACGCTCATCCTGCTGCTCGCGCGGAGCGAGCGCGACCAGTTGGCGCTGCTCGCCAAGCTCACGCGGCTCTGCCAGGAGCCCGGCTTCCTGGCCCAGCTGCACGACACACGCACCGCCGATGACGTGATCGCGCTGGTGCGCGCGACCGAATCCCGCATCTTCGTCTCCACCCACTGA
- a CDS encoding NADH-quinone oxidoreductase subunit K — MQTAAQIVLLLVVLTDFAVLGTSRLRTCIRALAAQGLLLGLLPIALAPQLTIHAVTLAAGTVLVKAILLPWFLTWAIREAAVRREVEPVVGFIASLLLGAAALALAFAITARLPLAEVREPLLVPVALATVMIGLIVLTTRRKALTQVVGYLMLENGIYLFGLTQMESVPFLLELGVLLDVFAGVFIMGIVVFHINREFDSLDSARLTELKD, encoded by the coding sequence ATGCAGACCGCCGCGCAGATCGTACTACTCCTGGTGGTACTCACCGACTTCGCCGTGCTCGGCACGTCGCGGTTGCGCACGTGCATCCGCGCCCTCGCCGCGCAGGGCCTCCTGCTCGGCCTGCTGCCGATCGCGCTGGCGCCGCAGCTCACCATCCATGCCGTGACGCTGGCCGCCGGCACCGTGCTCGTGAAAGCCATCCTGCTGCCCTGGTTCCTGACCTGGGCCATTCGCGAAGCGGCGGTGCGCCGCGAGGTGGAGCCGGTGGTGGGCTTCATCGCCTCGCTGCTCCTCGGCGCGGCGGCGCTCGCCCTGGCGTTCGCGATCACCGCGCGGCTGCCGCTCGCCGAGGTGCGCGAGCCGCTGCTCGTCCCCGTGGCGCTGGCCACCGTGATGATCGGCCTCATCGTGCTCACCACGCGGCGCAAGGCGCTCACCCAGGTGGTGGGCTACCTGATGCTCGAGAACGGGATCTACCTGTTCGGCCTCACGCAGATGGAGAGCGTGCCCTTCCTGCTCGAACTCGGCGTGCTGCTCGACGTATTCGCGGGCGTGTTCATCATGGGCATCGTCGTCTTCCATATCAACCGCGAATTCGACTCGCTCGACTCGGCGCGGCTCACGGAGCTCAAGGACTGA
- a CDS encoding DedA family protein, with amino-acid sequence MIATVLAFLARWKYVGAFVGIFVEESGVPLPVPGDVYIAALGAAGRAGHANFFLTTVVVFAATVTGSAILFEVSRRLGQPLLRRMGHRFGFSDARADRTAEWLNSHGAVAVALGRLVPGFRILLTVAAGSLRMNRLVFLVGAAVASILWAAIYYWLGFALGAGVAKVLEGAAGRAIHNPEVVAVLVVTIVVAAATVAGTIMWRRKQAR; translated from the coding sequence GTGATCGCGACCGTGCTCGCGTTCCTGGCGCGCTGGAAGTACGTGGGCGCGTTCGTGGGCATCTTCGTGGAGGAATCGGGGGTGCCGCTGCCGGTGCCGGGCGACGTGTATATCGCCGCGCTGGGCGCGGCGGGGCGCGCGGGCCACGCGAACTTCTTTCTCACCACGGTGGTGGTGTTCGCGGCCACGGTCACGGGAAGCGCGATCCTGTTCGAGGTGTCGCGGCGGTTGGGACAACCGCTCCTGCGGCGCATGGGCCACCGATTCGGGTTCAGCGACGCGCGCGCGGACCGCACCGCGGAGTGGCTGAACTCCCATGGCGCCGTGGCGGTGGCGTTGGGACGATTGGTGCCGGGGTTCCGGATCCTGCTCACGGTGGCGGCGGGTTCGCTCCGGATGAACCGTCTGGTGTTTCTCGTGGGCGCGGCGGTGGCGTCGATTCTCTGGGCGGCGATCTACTACTGGCTGGGCTTCGCGCTGGGCGCCGGCGTGGCCAAGGTGCTCGAGGGGGCGGCCGGCCGCGCGATCCACAATCCCGAGGTGGTGGCGGTGTTGGTGGTGACGATCGTGGTGGCCGCGGCCACGGTGGCCGGCACCATCATGTGGCGGCGGAAGCAGGCCCGGTAG
- a CDS encoding PTS sugar transporter subunit IIA, translating to MQLTLRQVASYLDVPDSTVRHWITSRDLPAHRVNERLYCNAIELWEWAVEHGVPVSKSLLEQAQRAPDAVPPLSTLIAEGGVHRDVPGATKAEVLRQVVARLPLPDDVDREFLISVLEAREAMGSTGIGDGIAIPHVRNPILLHVARSFVAACLLTHPVEFDAVDGKPVHALFLVVSATVPAHLRILAQLGYTLRDPELRRLLSTAAPTAAILERIAAVEASTSTPSRANG from the coding sequence ATGCAACTCACGCTTCGCCAGGTCGCGTCGTACCTCGACGTCCCGGACTCCACGGTGCGCCACTGGATCACCAGTCGCGACCTGCCGGCGCACCGGGTGAACGAGCGTCTGTACTGCAACGCGATCGAACTCTGGGAGTGGGCGGTGGAGCACGGCGTCCCGGTGTCGAAGAGTCTGCTGGAGCAGGCGCAGCGCGCGCCCGACGCCGTGCCCCCGCTGTCCACGCTGATCGCCGAAGGGGGCGTGCACCGCGACGTGCCCGGCGCGACCAAGGCCGAGGTGCTGCGCCAAGTGGTCGCGCGGCTTCCGCTGCCCGACGATGTGGACCGCGAGTTCCTGATCAGCGTGCTCGAGGCCCGCGAGGCCATGGGCTCCACGGGCATCGGCGACGGCATCGCCATTCCGCACGTCCGCAATCCGATTCTCCTGCACGTGGCGCGCTCGTTCGTGGCCGCGTGCCTGCTCACGCATCCCGTGGAGTTCGACGCCGTGGACGGCAAGCCCGTCCACGCGCTGTTCCTCGTGGTGAGTGCCACGGTGCCGGCGCACCTGCGCATTCTCGCGCAACTCGGCTACACGCTGCGCGACCCCGAGCTGCGGCGCCTGCTCAGCACGGCCGCGCCCACGGCGGCCATTCTCGAGCGGATCGCCGCCGTCGAGGCGTCCACGTCCACGCCGTCGCGCGCCAACGGATGA